In Candidatus Nitrosarchaeum limnium SFB1, the following proteins share a genomic window:
- a CDS encoding Glycosyltransferase codes for MDVGYPRRLEKIKKSIQQKSPIWDADLRYVEQLAKHYLIDTYNYPKNNSALDKNKPKIIFKNKEFNSEEISEEENLKDAQKKQNKKDPILYLLTATIFIFLVSTVYLILGPISSIAMGLGGAITIFHLIQSRTKPYSKNISGRRMPSVFLLFLLGSPFIIATMIAYEGYTLLQSPVRIILLWAMTISFWSTMLFVPMAVISKNREDTQPDIKTFPKISIIVPAYNEEKVIAHTIEGLLETKYPKKEIIFVDDGSSDRTLEIAMQYKDKIKILHKENGGKASALNYGLVYATGEIIVIQDADTIIGRHSLKEIVKGFEINEHVAAVAGNIKVRNRVNILTKCQALEYITGIQIVRRAFDVFGSITIVPGALGAFKKSFLSESGSYGKETIVEDFDQTIKLLKAGLITQGSSKATAYTEAPDTLQDFMAQRKRWYRGNIQVLKRHSDALINPRFGYLQRLSLPYLFLGMVITPIIGFTAAANAVIGIILGDWWYVLEVSLIFTIMHYLMSALAIRIDNEDPKLLWYAGFLVFGFKQITDFLLLKALVEQLSNKKAIWTSAKRTGIKKE; via the coding sequence ATGGATGTTGGATATCCCAGACGTCTCGAAAAAATAAAAAAAAGTATTCAACAAAAATCACCCATTTGGGATGCAGATTTAAGGTATGTAGAACAATTAGCAAAACATTATTTGATTGATACATATAATTATCCAAAAAATAATTCAGCGTTAGATAAAAACAAACCTAAAATAATTTTCAAAAATAAAGAATTCAATTCTGAAGAAATATCTGAAGAAGAAAACTTGAAGGATGCTCAGAAAAAACAAAATAAAAAAGATCCAATACTATATTTGCTTACAGCAACAATTTTTATTTTTTTAGTATCAACAGTGTATTTGATTTTAGGTCCAATTAGTTCAATTGCAATGGGTTTAGGAGGTGCAATAACCATATTTCATTTAATACAATCTAGAACAAAACCATATTCAAAAAACATTTCAGGTAGGCGTATGCCATCAGTATTTTTGTTATTTTTGTTAGGATCTCCATTCATAATTGCTACAATGATTGCTTATGAGGGATATACATTACTACAATCCCCAGTCAGGATAATTCTATTGTGGGCAATGACAATATCATTTTGGTCTACAATGTTATTTGTGCCAATGGCAGTCATAAGCAAAAATAGAGAAGACACTCAGCCAGACATCAAAACATTTCCCAAAATTTCAATAATCGTTCCAGCATATAATGAAGAAAAGGTTATTGCTCATACAATAGAAGGATTATTAGAAACAAAGTATCCAAAAAAAGAGATAATTTTTGTTGATGATGGCAGTAGTGATAGAACACTAGAAATTGCTATGCAGTACAAAGACAAAATCAAGATATTACATAAAGAAAATGGTGGAAAGGCTTCTGCGTTAAATTATGGATTGGTTTATGCAACAGGAGAAATAATTGTAATTCAAGATGCAGATACCATCATTGGTCGTCATTCATTAAAAGAAATTGTAAAGGGTTTTGAAATAAATGAGCATGTTGCAGCGGTTGCAGGCAATATTAAAGTAAGAAATAGAGTAAATATCCTTACAAAATGCCAAGCTTTAGAATACATTACAGGAATTCAAATCGTCAGACGAGCTTTTGATGTATTTGGTTCAATTACGATTGTACCAGGAGCACTAGGTGCTTTTAAAAAATCATTTTTATCAGAATCTGGGTCTTATGGTAAAGAAACAATTGTAGAAGATTTTGATCAAACTATAAAATTACTAAAAGCAGGATTGATTACACAGGGAAGTTCAAAAGCTACTGCATATACGGAAGCACCAGATACTTTACAAGATTTTATGGCACAAAGAAAAAGATGGTATAGAGGGAATATTCAGGTATTAAAAAGACATTCTGATGCTCTAATTAATCCAAGATTTGGGTATTTACAGAGATTATCTTTGCCATACTTATTTTTAGGAATGGTGATTACTCCAATAATTGGATTTACGGCAGCTGCAAATGCAGTAATAGGCATAATTTTAGGTGATTGGTGGTACGTTTTAGAGGTGTCATTGATTTTCACTATCATGCATTATCTTATGTCAGCATTAGCTATTAGAATAGATAATGAAGATCCAAAATTATTATGGTATGCTGGGTTCTTAGTATTTGGATTTAAACAGATTACTGATTTCTTATTGTTAAAAGCATTAGTAGAGCAATTAAGCAATAAAAAAGCTATTTGGACAAGTGCCAAGAGAACTGGAATAAAAAAGGAATAA
- a CDS encoding glyceraldehyde-3-phosphate dehydrogenase, which yields MKKVFVNGYGSIGSRITSFLQDDSEISLIGVGKYSPDDDVNLAISRGLDVYVPERKLNDFKDFKITGTIESALDDCDLVIDASPGGHGFKNKKNLYEPKNLMAIYQGGESVMGEEAVSDLLFNSRANYSLAIGKKHVMQGSCNVTGMGRILEPLRDKFADKLIRFDVTLVRRWADIEQTEKQVPDTIEMTESPHHGDDVKMYFGKDAPLFVRAIKVPTRQMHLHIMDIRFNGQAPKPSEIHDIFKNEFGVATLWTAKGTKDVRDFAKNMGFNFPDTNMIHIHANMTVSIGDTVQMMYSDDQTGIVIPENHMLLQALLFGKSYDDAFAHTESIFHMKEKKQKLESHFAQK from the coding sequence ATGAAAAAAGTTTTTGTTAATGGTTACGGTTCTATTGGAAGTAGAATTACTTCATTTTTACAAGATGATTCTGAAATTTCATTAATTGGAGTAGGGAAATACTCTCCTGACGATGATGTCAATCTGGCAATCTCTAGAGGTCTTGATGTCTATGTTCCTGAAAGAAAATTAAATGATTTTAAGGATTTTAAAATAACTGGAACAATAGAATCTGCTCTTGATGACTGTGATTTAGTAATTGATGCATCTCCAGGTGGACATGGGTTTAAAAATAAAAAAAATCTCTATGAGCCAAAAAATCTAATGGCCATTTACCAAGGTGGAGAATCTGTAATGGGTGAAGAGGCAGTATCTGATTTATTGTTTAATTCTAGGGCAAACTATTCTTTGGCAATTGGAAAAAAACATGTGATGCAAGGTAGTTGCAATGTTACCGGTATGGGGAGAATCTTAGAGCCGTTGAGAGATAAATTTGCAGATAAATTAATCCGATTTGATGTAACTCTAGTTAGAAGATGGGCAGACATTGAGCAGACAGAAAAACAAGTCCCAGACACTATCGAAATGACCGAATCACCACATCATGGTGATGATGTGAAAATGTATTTTGGTAAAGATGCACCGCTTTTTGTTCGTGCAATTAAAGTACCTACCAGACAAATGCACTTACACATAATGGATATTAGATTTAATGGTCAAGCACCAAAACCCTCTGAAATTCATGATATTTTTAAAAATGAATTTGGTGTTGCAACGCTATGGACTGCAAAGGGAACAAAGGATGTACGTGACTTTGCCAAAAATATGGGATTTAATTTTCCTGATACTAACATGATTCACATCCATGCAAACATGACTGTTTCAATTGGAGACACTGTACAAATGATGTATTCTGATGATCAGACAGGAATTGTAATTCCAGAGAATCATATGTTATTACAAGCATTGCTATTTGGAAAATCATACGATGATGCATTTGCTCATACTGAATCTATATTTCACATGAAAGAAAAAAAGCAAAAACTAGAATCTCATTTCGCACAAAAATAG
- a CDS encoding hypothetical protein (hypothetical protein Nmar_0832), with protein MVEVWIELVILSILIGLSGFFSGLEVALVGTRKATVNQLVKQKVKGASALFKLKSNPGWMMASVNLGNNVVNVGSSAFATSIALRIFGNDGLAIAVGIMTFLILVFGEITPKTYCNANATKIALRFAPVLLIFGYAFWPIVKILEMITKSIVKLTGSSYHGPLITEEEIRGIVDQGLADKAIEKDESELVHSALEFDDTVIRAVMTPRTKMFTLPAKMLLLDALPLINENPHSRIPIFGETQDDIVGFIHVRDVLTHLENENKMITLDQISRKPVFASQEKMVSSLLKEMKGRKTHMAIVIDEHGGVEGLVTLEDLIEEIVGDIEDETDIIQPKEFQSVDKDTIITNGDIDIYRINEIFKSDLPEGDDYSTLNGLLHEKLQDIPKEGDKLEIDNIRIVVEKVIKNTPEKIRIERIIK; from the coding sequence ATGGTAGAAGTTTGGATTGAATTAGTAATTCTCTCCATTCTGATTGGGTTATCTGGATTCTTTAGTGGTCTAGAAGTTGCATTAGTAGGCACTAGAAAAGCAACTGTGAATCAACTAGTAAAACAAAAAGTAAAAGGAGCTAGTGCACTATTCAAACTAAAATCCAATCCAGGCTGGATGATGGCCAGTGTAAATCTTGGGAATAATGTAGTAAATGTAGGATCTTCAGCATTTGCAACTAGTATAGCATTAAGAATTTTTGGAAACGATGGTTTGGCAATAGCAGTTGGAATTATGACATTTCTAATTTTGGTCTTTGGAGAGATTACTCCAAAAACATATTGTAATGCCAATGCAACAAAAATTGCTCTTAGATTTGCACCGGTGCTACTAATTTTTGGATATGCATTTTGGCCCATCGTAAAAATTCTAGAAATGATTACAAAATCCATTGTAAAACTAACTGGAAGTAGTTATCATGGTCCTTTAATTACTGAAGAGGAGATTAGAGGGATAGTAGATCAAGGATTAGCTGACAAAGCTATTGAAAAAGATGAAAGTGAGTTAGTTCATAGTGCTTTAGAATTTGATGATACTGTTATCAGAGCTGTCATGACACCACGAACAAAGATGTTCACATTACCTGCAAAAATGCTATTACTTGATGCGTTACCATTAATTAATGAAAATCCTCATTCCAGAATACCGATTTTTGGTGAAACACAAGATGACATTGTAGGATTTATTCATGTAAGAGATGTATTAACACATTTAGAAAATGAAAATAAAATGATCACTTTAGATCAAATTTCAAGAAAGCCGGTATTTGCTTCACAAGAAAAGATGGTCAGTTCATTACTCAAAGAGATGAAAGGTAGAAAAACGCACATGGCAATAGTAATTGATGAACATGGAGGAGTGGAAGGATTAGTAACATTAGAAGATTTGATAGAAGAGATAGTAGGAGACATTGAAGATGAAACAGATATCATTCAACCTAAAGAATTTCAATCAGTTGATAAAGATACAATAATTACAAATGGCGATATTGATATTTACAGAATTAATGAGATTTTTAAATCAGACCTGCCTGAAGGAGATGATTACAGTACACTTAACGGATTACTACATGAGAAATTACAGGACATACCAAAGGAGGGAGACAAACTGGAAATTGACAACATAAGAATTGTGGTTGAAAAAGTGATTAAAAACACACCTGAAAAAATCAGAATAGAGAGAATTATAAAATAA
- a CDS encoding threonine synthase: MQGDAYLKCIDPSCGLEYPIMSTNVECEKGHLLDVKYKNKPSENLKEVFYQRRNPQENIFNESGVWRFRELLNFCQIDTENIEECSKYLVSLDGAEGRQSKPYHMTKAADFIGISNSKLWLQPEGYNPSGSFKDNGMVTAVTHAKMVGAKKIVCASTGNTSASAGMFAANEGIHCDVYIPSGQIAPGKLSQAYQFGAQIIEVDGNFDDALKQSLDDAKNHNGYTVNSINPFRIEGQKTIPFRALEYLRWEAPDWIVYPGGALGNTSSCGKALMELYEWGWIKKIPRIAVINSEGASTLSDLYNGKFEGEELRWNKGKTNTGLITRYYEHLDKEGIRPKTKATAIQIGRPANILKGLRALEFTNGVVTTVSDSEMLDGMSVVGLNGFDCEMASGASVVGIKKLLNEEIIKKDDVVVGILTGRQKDAMLPVDYHNNPKNKFAIPPKN, encoded by the coding sequence ATGCAAGGTGATGCTTATCTCAAGTGTATTGATCCAAGTTGTGGATTAGAATATCCAATAATGAGCACCAATGTCGAATGTGAGAAAGGCCACCTATTAGATGTCAAATACAAAAACAAACCCTCAGAGAATCTAAAAGAAGTCTTTTATCAAAGACGAAATCCTCAAGAAAATATTTTTAATGAAAGTGGGGTTTGGAGATTTAGAGAATTACTTAATTTTTGTCAAATTGACACTGAAAACATAGAGGAATGTTCAAAATATTTGGTTTCATTAGATGGTGCTGAAGGAAGGCAGTCAAAACCATATCATATGACAAAGGCTGCAGATTTCATAGGAATTTCTAATAGTAAATTATGGTTGCAACCTGAAGGATACAATCCAAGTGGATCATTCAAAGACAACGGAATGGTAACTGCAGTAACGCATGCTAAAATGGTCGGTGCTAAAAAAATTGTTTGTGCATCTACCGGAAATACATCTGCATCTGCAGGAATGTTTGCAGCAAATGAAGGAATACATTGTGACGTATACATTCCATCGGGTCAAATCGCACCAGGTAAATTAAGTCAGGCATATCAGTTTGGAGCTCAGATAATTGAGGTTGATGGAAATTTTGATGATGCCCTAAAACAATCCCTTGATGATGCAAAAAATCATAATGGGTATACAGTGAATTCTATAAACCCATTTAGAATAGAAGGGCAAAAAACAATTCCATTCAGAGCATTAGAATATTTGAGATGGGAAGCCCCGGATTGGATAGTATATCCTGGCGGAGCTCTTGGAAATACATCTAGTTGCGGTAAAGCATTAATGGAATTATATGAATGGGGATGGATAAAAAAAATACCTAGAATTGCAGTAATTAATTCTGAAGGTGCTAGTACGTTATCAGATTTGTATAACGGTAAATTCGAGGGAGAAGAATTACGATGGAATAAAGGAAAAACAAATACAGGATTAATTACAAGATATTACGAGCATTTAGATAAAGAAGGGATAAGACCAAAAACAAAAGCTACTGCAATTCAAATTGGAAGGCCCGCAAATATTTTAAAAGGATTACGCGCTTTGGAATTTACTAATGGAGTAGTAACCACGGTCTCAGATTCAGAAATGTTAGATGGAATGTCAGTGGTAGGATTAAACGGGTTTGATTGTGAGATGGCATCAGGTGCATCAGTTGTCGGAATAAAAAAATTGCTAAATGAAGAAATAATTAAAAAAGATGATGTGGTGGTAGGTATTCTTACAGGTAGGCAAAAAGATGCGATGTTGCCGGTGGATTATCATAATAATCCAAAAAATAAATTTGCAATTCCGCCTAAAAATTAG
- a CDS encoding hypothetical protein (hypothetical protein Nmar_0834), protein MVTHYEYLKSILEKILIAYNKLTKLEDKPGDLDLIKKETLKINGFFHVFINKVTTENYQLTDLSELKSKFEYYLNNYSFEKEIETMSTLYSDDSDRLKNMRLKILESLMDKKLIDNIEYTIGKL, encoded by the coding sequence ATGGTTACACATTATGAATATTTGAAAAGTATCTTGGAAAAGATCTTAATTGCATACAATAAACTAACAAAATTGGAGGACAAACCAGGGGATTTAGATCTTATTAAAAAAGAAACTTTGAAGATTAATGGATTTTTTCACGTTTTTATCAATAAAGTAACGACTGAAAATTACCAATTAACGGATCTATCTGAATTAAAATCTAAATTTGAGTATTATTTGAATAACTACTCCTTTGAAAAAGAAATAGAGACCATGTCAACATTGTACTCTGATGATTCTGATAGATTAAAAAATATGAGACTGAAAATTCTTGAATCTCTAATGGATAAAAAATTAATAGATAATATAGAATATACAATAGGAAAATTATGA
- a CDS encoding hypothetical protein (hypothetical protein Nmar_0835), translating into MIEVNGTEFRLTLTDQVINHVNNLKNLYNAAYEDPESFEEVSAEISSTINEIATAVEPEASDSDLDGLIQEIIKVVENKAAEMEQELEGKPDKPATKKRKTKK; encoded by the coding sequence ATGATTGAGGTGAACGGTACAGAATTTAGACTTACGTTAACTGATCAAGTAATTAACCATGTAAATAATCTCAAAAATCTCTATAATGCAGCATATGAAGATCCAGAGAGTTTTGAGGAAGTGAGTGCAGAGATTTCTAGCACGATTAATGAAATTGCAACCGCAGTTGAACCTGAAGCATCAGATAGCGATTTAGACGGATTAATACAAGAGATCATAAAAGTTGTGGAAAACAAAGCCGCTGAAATGGAACAGGAGTTAGAAGGTAAACCAGATAAGCCTGCAACCAAAAAGCGTAAAACAAAAAAATAG
- a CDS encoding resolvase, Holliday junction-type, whose product MKSTPLLRIKESPIKDNKKIAKTRRQRGYNWEDTLVKRFNSVENWKAFRLGSPSTALPDVLAVNTPNSIIFTIEAKSGTSTSLPVPADQIERCQKWIKTFDIYNDRKVILAFKFLSKKRIGLGEYESRELREFYKIWDESKKITDCVCTYEGEIFAKIDGKREKLDLKEHKMPFKTKHRTSA is encoded by the coding sequence ATGAAATCTACTCCGCTTTTAAGAATTAAAGAGAGTCCCATAAAAGACAATAAAAAAATTGCAAAAACTAGGAGACAGCGTGGGTACAATTGGGAAGATACACTAGTAAAAAGATTCAATTCGGTCGAAAACTGGAAAGCGTTTAGACTTGGTTCTCCAAGTACAGCATTACCTGATGTTTTAGCGGTAAATACTCCAAATAGTATAATTTTTACCATAGAAGCAAAATCAGGTACAAGTACGTCATTACCAGTTCCTGCAGATCAAATTGAAAGATGTCAAAAGTGGATCAAGACATTTGATATTTACAATGATAGAAAAGTGATTTTAGCATTCAAATTTCTCTCAAAAAAAAGAATAGGTTTAGGAGAGTATGAAAGCAGAGAATTGAGAGAGTTTTACAAGATATGGGATGAATCAAAAAAGATTACAGATTGTGTCTGTACTTATGAGGGAGAAATATTTGCAAAAATTGACGGTAAAAGAGAAAAATTAGATCTTAAAGAGCATAAAATGCCATTTAAAACAAAACACAGAACTAGTGCCTAA
- a CDS encoding hypothetical protein (hypothetical protein Nmar_0839): MSLSIPFKDLFLLFDKLSKNLALIKQEFVKIYDGHSHIQEFLPMSSSDSFPIIDKHLALLHDFAAKNPIYHNFYEQKIMDVLCKVYEGDINEHWLNSIKHGSSCQPFYPTWILSAYIAVLIAKNLNCKELVDIGSGDGRIAYCAKILDLKATSIEIDNGLVELQKIISLTTNVNFNPICVDAIEFDYSLLKLKSPVFFIGGLPQMGGDVLATNVIEKISMTNLKNDTCIVFAGTNSKRQLSGNQSNGGWSSLIETHGLKVIETVSLPTIWTFDQPVDTPYIFTKFA; encoded by the coding sequence ATGAGTTTATCAATCCCATTCAAAGATCTTTTTCTATTGTTTGATAAACTATCAAAAAATTTAGCCTTGATAAAACAAGAATTTGTAAAAATTTATGATGGACATAGTCATATTCAGGAGTTTCTTCCTATGTCTTCTTCAGACTCTTTTCCAATAATCGATAAACATTTAGCACTTCTTCATGATTTTGCTGCAAAGAATCCAATTTATCATAATTTTTACGAACAAAAAATTATGGATGTTTTGTGTAAAGTGTATGAAGGTGATATCAATGAACATTGGTTAAATAGCATTAAACATGGTTCTAGCTGCCAACCATTTTATCCTACATGGATTCTTTCAGCATACATTGCTGTATTAATTGCAAAAAATCTTAATTGTAAAGAATTAGTTGACATTGGTTCAGGAGATGGGAGGATTGCATATTGTGCAAAAATTTTAGATTTGAAAGCAACGAGTATTGAAATAGACAACGGATTAGTTGAACTTCAAAAAATAATATCTCTTACAACTAATGTTAATTTTAATCCCATATGCGTTGATGCTATTGAATTTGATTACAGCTTGTTGAAATTAAAATCTCCTGTATTTTTTATCGGAGGTCTACCTCAAATGGGTGGTGATGTTTTGGCAACAAATGTGATTGAAAAAATTTCTATGACCAATCTCAAAAATGACACTTGCATTGTATTTGCTGGTACTAATTCAAAGAGACAGTTATCTGGAAATCAGTCCAATGGGGGATGGAGTTCTTTAATTGAAACGCATGGTCTTAAAGTAATAGAAACTGTTTCACTTCCCACTATTTGGACTTTTGATCAACCTGTTGATACTCCCTACATTTTTACTAAATTTGCCTGA
- a CDS encoding hypothetical protein (hypothetical protein Nmar_0840) — MNFESELKKGIFMISECTDCNKIVWPPSEFCNQCFKEVSWKKSPSEGKIIEFSRQNNDYFCLIEIKNGVRILGRISSGTPNVGQNIKLDRCGIKDGNYFFEMSLI, encoded by the coding sequence ATGAATTTTGAATCTGAATTAAAAAAAGGAATTTTTATGATTTCAGAATGCACAGACTGTAACAAAATAGTGTGGCCCCCATCAGAATTTTGTAACCAATGTTTTAAAGAGGTATCCTGGAAAAAAAGCCCAAGTGAAGGTAAAATAATTGAATTTTCAAGGCAAAATAATGATTACTTCTGCTTGATTGAAATTAAAAATGGGGTTAGAATCTTAGGAAGGATATCATCTGGAACTCCTAATGTAGGTCAAAATATCAAATTAGATAGATGTGGAATAAAAGATGGAAATTACTTTTTTGAAATGTCTTTGATATAG
- a CDS encoding Propanoyl-CoA C-acyltransferase encodes MSKVGIASYGITKFSKDDSKIESVLLNSTKKLFDSTSNLNQNDIDAVLVSTNDNSKYLAAVLSEMAGIEPKISHSIESLCNSGTNAIVSAYSYIASGLADVVLVSGAERYDSPGQILEWDNSRGEFKHPIFWASIFTKSYKREFSITDQELAIIPVKNHKQAQNNPNAISEKTYSVDDVINSKKLTDDLKLLDCSRPCTGGASILLASEKTCKKFTDTPIWITGIGQKTTSAGFTKNMIFSSMESTHLAAADALKMSKHTVKEIDVMEVHDAFSVCEPIALESIGFADKGKGLDMIKEMHETNNLKINPRGGLIGAGHPLGATGIAQTIEITQQLQSRANKRQIDDAKIGLVHNMSAASTSSTVLILEK; translated from the coding sequence ATGTCTAAAGTTGGAATTGCCTCATACGGAATTACAAAATTTTCAAAAGACGACTCTAAAATTGAATCTGTTTTATTGAATTCTACAAAAAAACTATTTGATAGTACTTCAAATTTGAACCAAAATGATATTGACGCTGTTTTGGTATCTACTAATGATAATTCAAAATACCTAGCTGCCGTATTATCTGAAATGGCAGGAATCGAGCCTAAAATTTCTCACAGTATTGAAAGTTTATGTAATTCAGGAACAAATGCAATAGTTTCAGCGTATTCCTACATAGCGTCCGGATTAGCAGATGTGGTTTTAGTATCAGGAGCTGAGAGATATGATAGTCCGGGACAAATTTTAGAGTGGGATAATTCAAGAGGAGAATTTAAACATCCTATCTTTTGGGCCAGTATTTTTACCAAATCATACAAAAGAGAATTTTCAATCACAGATCAAGAATTGGCAATAATCCCAGTAAAAAACCACAAACAAGCTCAGAATAACCCTAATGCAATTTCAGAAAAAACATATTCAGTAGATGATGTTATAAATTCTAAAAAACTAACAGATGATCTGAAATTACTTGACTGTTCAAGACCTTGTACTGGAGGAGCATCAATCTTACTTGCTTCAGAAAAGACATGTAAAAAATTTACAGATACACCAATTTGGATAACAGGAATAGGACAAAAAACGACCTCTGCAGGATTTACAAAGAATATGATATTTAGTTCCATGGAATCAACACATCTAGCTGCAGCAGATGCATTAAAAATGTCAAAACATACTGTAAAAGAAATAGACGTCATGGAGGTTCATGATGCATTTTCAGTATGTGAACCTATAGCGTTAGAGTCAATTGGATTTGCAGATAAAGGAAAAGGATTAGACATGATCAAAGAAATGCATGAAACAAATAATTTAAAGATAAATCCCAGAGGTGGATTAATTGGTGCAGGTCATCCTTTAGGTGCAACAGGAATTGCTCAAACTATTGAAATTACTCAACAATTACAATCACGGGCTAACAAAAGACAGATAGATGATGCAAAAATTGGTCTAGTTCATAACATGTCAGCAGCATCCACTTCATCGACAGTTTTAATTTTAGAAAAATGA
- a CDS encoding luciferase family protein, with translation MRIAYSLGSLLSIKQVLECSDIISHTSADTIWIPETWGMENFSMLSMVSQKTLKQKIGSSIINIYSRSPSSIAMGAATVDTISNGRLVLGLGTSSLPIVEDFHGYKFENPVLRMKEYVEIIKLILSGKQINYSGKIFNLKNFKLLIKPHREKIPIYMAAVNQKMVDLTWDISDGVIFYLRPINEMKSTIQKMQTKRKIDVTCQIITCVSNDSEIAITRAKQTLTFYISVGNIYREFLSKNGFQNETQNIFEEFKKSGFKSNYELVSDKMLNSLTIAGTPDQCIKQLQRFRETGIDLPTIQFNPVGDVIDSFRLLNDTFSEEI, from the coding sequence ATGCGAATAGCATACAGTTTAGGCTCATTACTCTCAATAAAACAGGTTTTAGAATGCTCAGATATCATATCTCATACTAGTGCCGATACTATATGGATTCCTGAAACATGGGGTATGGAGAATTTTTCTATGTTAAGCATGGTATCCCAAAAAACATTAAAACAAAAAATTGGTTCGTCTATAATCAACATCTATTCCAGAAGCCCATCATCAATTGCAATGGGAGCAGCTACAGTAGACACCATATCTAATGGACGGTTAGTATTAGGTCTTGGTACAAGTAGCCTTCCTATAGTAGAGGATTTTCATGGATACAAATTTGAGAATCCTGTTTTAAGAATGAAAGAATATGTGGAAATTATCAAATTAATATTATCTGGAAAACAAATCAATTATTCTGGAAAAATATTTAATTTAAAAAATTTTAAACTGTTGATAAAACCACATAGAGAGAAAATTCCAATATACATGGCAGCGGTTAATCAAAAAATGGTGGATTTAACATGGGACATCTCTGATGGAGTGATTTTTTATTTACGACCAATTAACGAAATGAAAAGTACAATACAAAAAATGCAAACAAAAAGAAAAATTGATGTCACATGTCAAATTATTACATGTGTTTCCAATGATTCAGAAATAGCAATTACACGTGCAAAACAAACACTTACATTTTATATTTCAGTAGGAAATATCTATAGGGAATTTTTATCAAAAAATGGATTTCAAAATGAAACTCAAAATATTTTTGAAGAATTTAAGAAATCTGGATTTAAATCAAATTATGAATTGGTCTCTGATAAGATGTTAAATTCATTAACAATAGCAGGTACACCTGATCAATGCATCAAGCAATTGCAAAGATTCCGTGAAACAGGAATTGATTTACCCACAATACAGTTCAATCCTGTTGGAGATGTTATAGATTCATTTAGACTTCTCAATGATACGTTTTCTGAGGAAATATAA
- a CDS encoding nucleotidyl transferase: protein MKAVILAGGRGKRLRPITDYVPKPLIPLNNIPIIEWQIKYLKKQGIKEIIICTGYKAEMIKNYLEMKNNFGIKIKFSVEKIPLGTGGAIKQAGLSIKDTSFFVLNGDTITNINLKQLGKKQNAIASIELKTKFGIMETQNDIVTKFKEKKEVSDLWMNAGIYHLQNQVLKDLPKKGDIEKTVFPDYAKKGKLSTVKFKNVFWYSIDSFKDMEECSEELKNR from the coding sequence TTGAAAGCAGTGATTTTAGCTGGCGGGAGAGGAAAACGACTACGCCCAATAACAGATTATGTTCCAAAACCACTCATTCCTCTAAACAATATTCCAATAATCGAATGGCAAATAAAATATTTAAAAAAACAAGGAATAAAGGAAATAATAATTTGTACTGGCTATAAAGCAGAAATGATTAAAAATTATCTTGAAATGAAAAACAATTTTGGAATAAAAATAAAATTTTCTGTAGAAAAAATACCTCTAGGAACGGGTGGAGCTATAAAACAAGCAGGCTTGTCAATAAAAGATACATCTTTTTTTGTATTAAATGGAGATACGATTACAAATATCAACCTCAAACAACTAGGTAAAAAACAAAATGCAATTGCATCAATAGAATTAAAAACAAAATTTGGAATCATGGAAACACAAAATGACATAGTAACTAAATTTAAAGAGAAAAAAGAAGTTTCAGATTTATGGATGAATGCGGGAATTTATCATTTACAAAATCAAGTGTTAAAAGATCTACCAAAAAAAGGAGATATTGAAAAAACAGTTTTTCCAGATTATGCAAAAAAAGGAAAATTAAGTACAGTTAAATTCAAAAATGTATTTTGGTATTCCATAGATTCTTTTAAAGACATGGAAGAATGTTCTGAAGAACTAAAAAATAGATAA